In a single window of the Desulfovibrio mangrovi genome:
- a CDS encoding glycosyltransferase family A protein yields MRTQAIIFSKDRALQLRATLDSLLMRCVEPDSLLIRVLYKASDARHEKQYALLRRLFPRVDFVAEVDFRLQLLRLIAETPFVLFLVDDNIFYRDFSLQEVLGFLEAQPEALGFSLRLGRNTTYCHTQDAPQTMPLHEALDKKVLRCRWKGADFDFGYPLEVSSSVYRSGHILALLHDMPFSNPNLLEAGLSRRTSLVEQFGWLLFFEQSVTFCNPLNRVQSIYENRVAADSVDANALAEMFEQGQVVDVALYGDAQPNAAHFEMPLRLRKVTPIQDAGDGSALPFISVIIPVYNGATFLPEAVKSIAAQQYEPVEIIIVNDGSQDDSSAVGRQLAEQYPALRIQVVDKENGGLASARNAGIQRASGQWILPLDCDDCFAEGFLHRAVQAITTRPEINLVFANMQEFGVLDGQWIPRDYSLSELMQRNTFPYASLYRRELWEQAGGYEPSMPWGAEDWLFWLSCSAFGIRPYRVEEPMFLYRTHPEGSMYTNMMKRWDVVKACLRTLQPALFTVPVLLADHSVVAGMDKETKERIAGIYTKYPEAPMPHFWQGLVHEGAGRLAEAVGEYLQAAALAPYPQWQPHFRLCLLNLRLGRKSVALANATEVLARRPELAQLLRGLPDLDQRRLVPLNVL; encoded by the coding sequence GTGAGGACTCAGGCGATTATTTTCAGCAAGGACAGGGCGCTGCAGCTTCGGGCCACTCTGGACTCTCTGCTTATGCGCTGTGTCGAGCCGGATTCGTTGCTTATCCGGGTTTTGTACAAGGCATCGGATGCCCGTCATGAAAAGCAGTATGCTCTGCTGCGGAGGCTGTTCCCCCGTGTGGATTTTGTGGCGGAAGTCGATTTCCGTCTGCAGCTCCTGCGGTTGATTGCCGAGACGCCCTTCGTTCTCTTTCTGGTGGACGACAATATCTTCTATCGGGATTTTTCCCTGCAAGAGGTGTTGGGCTTTCTGGAAGCCCAGCCCGAGGCGCTAGGTTTTTCCCTTCGTCTTGGCCGGAATACCACGTACTGCCACACACAGGATGCTCCCCAGACAATGCCTCTTCATGAGGCATTGGACAAAAAGGTTCTGCGGTGCCGGTGGAAGGGGGCTGACTTTGATTTCGGCTACCCGCTGGAAGTTTCCAGTTCCGTATACCGGTCCGGGCACATCCTTGCGCTCCTTCACGATATGCCGTTCTCGAATCCCAACCTGCTGGAAGCTGGCCTTTCCAGGCGAACTAGCTTGGTGGAACAGTTCGGGTGGCTGCTGTTCTTCGAGCAGTCGGTCACTTTCTGCAATCCGCTCAACCGGGTGCAGAGCATTTACGAGAACAGGGTTGCGGCGGATTCCGTGGATGCGAATGCGCTGGCGGAGATGTTTGAACAGGGGCAGGTTGTTGATGTGGCCCTGTATGGGGACGCGCAACCCAATGCCGCACATTTCGAAATGCCGTTGCGCCTCCGGAAGGTGACACCGATTCAGGACGCGGGGGATGGATCGGCATTGCCGTTCATTTCTGTGATCATCCCCGTGTATAACGGCGCCACATTTCTTCCGGAAGCCGTGAAGAGCATCGCCGCGCAGCAGTATGAGCCGGTAGAAATCATCATCGTCAACGACGGCAGTCAGGACGATTCCTCTGCTGTGGGCAGGCAGCTTGCCGAACAGTATCCGGCCCTCCGCATTCAGGTGGTGGACAAGGAAAACGGCGGACTCGCCTCTGCCAGAAATGCCGGTATTCAGCGAGCCTCGGGACAGTGGATTCTGCCCCTGGATTGCGACGACTGTTTTGCGGAAGGGTTTCTTCACAGAGCCGTGCAGGCGATTACGACCCGTCCCGAGATCAATCTGGTCTTTGCGAACATGCAGGAGTTCGGTGTTCTTGACGGGCAGTGGATTCCCCGGGACTACTCGCTCTCCGAGCTGATGCAGCGCAATACGTTTCCCTATGCCTCATTGTACCGCCGCGAACTGTGGGAGCAGGCCGGAGGCTATGAACCGAGCATGCCATGGGGAGCGGAAGATTGGCTCTTCTGGCTTTCCTGCTCCGCATTCGGCATCAGGCCGTACAGAGTGGAGGAGCCCATGTTCCTGTATCGTACGCATCCGGAAGGCTCCATGTATACGAACATGATGAAGCGTTGGGATGTGGTGAAGGCCTGCCTCAGGACGTTGCAACCGGCCTTGTTTACAGTGCCCGTGCTGCTGGCGGATCATTCCGTGGTGGCGGGCATGGATAAGGAAACGAAGGAGCGCATTGCGGGCATTTACACAAAGTACCCGGAAGCGCCCATGCCCCACTTCTGGCAGGGGCTGGTGCACGAAGGAGCCGGTCGGCTGGCCGAGGCTGTGGGGGAATATTTACAGGCTGCGGCGCTTGCTCCGTATCCTCAATGGCAGCCTCATTTCCGTCTTTGCCTGCTCAACCTCAGGCTGGGCAGGAAGAGCGTGGCGCTTGCCAATGCCACGGAAGTTCTTGCCCGCAGGCCGGAACTGGCACAACTCCTGAGGGGCTTGCCCGATCTGGATCAGCGTCGGCTGGTTCCGCTCAACGTGCTGTAG